CACCATACACCATTGCAGCTTTGTTTAgtataccagattagatatcccacagtgtccctatcctgaagactctacttaaaactccactggtgaaatgtacactaattaaacatcaaggagtgaaagattacactgggATCAATTAAGAAACtttgctgctagtaggtagttttagcacagcttgagacatgCTAAGaaatacagttggtcgaacattgttgtaagGACCCAAATGCTGAAAAATGTAGTTGATAACTTTTCCATTCTTTCAATGAGTTAGTATATGATTGTGTACTAAAATAGAGAGCAAACCCTCACTATGTCATTAATAAGTGAGGTATTAACATTAGATCAGATAAATCATTGAGTTATGGTTAATATTTAGTGTAAACCGCTTCTAGACTCAACTTGTTTCACTTTACTTTATTCACTTTATTGCCAAggaagaaaagaaaatgatatCATAAATATCAACTAAATACATTGGCAATTTTTGAGGCAAAAAAAAATAGCTTACGCTAATCTAGTTTGGCTTCTTCTCAAATTCAGTATGCAATGACAATGTAAAGGACTAAATGAGTTGGAAATGCATTACTAGTACAGCTACAGAGGTAAAGGAAGTTGAAAGGAGAGAGTGTGTGAGAAAGTCAACTGTCTACATATCATAAATAAGGCTTTGTTTTAAAGCTTTCCTACAAAGATATTTTGCATCGTGTGCCACTGGAATGATTCTATCACTTTAATCCAGGGTTTCGTACTTATATCTCTTCTTAATCCACTTACAGGATTATCCCTTTGATGATGGAGCTCCTCCACCAAACGATGTGGTCGACCAGTGGTTTAATTTACTGAAAACCCGAAACAAGGAGGAACCTGGTTGCTGCATTGCTGTTCACTGTGTCGCCGGGTTGGGACGGGCACCAGTATTGGTTGCCCTTGCACTCGTTGAAATGGGGATGAAATTTGAAGATGCAGTAGAGATGATCCGACAGTGAGTCTTGATCTTAGTTGTAAACATAATGATGTAGTCTGGACTGAAAGAGTCCTCATTGGTTGTGTTACTGTAactaagggacgatcgcacaatgtcacacaagttcaataaggaggggggggggggggggtctgacgTCAATGCAATTGTTGAACTTCAtgttcacacttctaaccaaatttttgaaaacttccacgccttcaatgatacaAGCTTCTGTATTCACtagtgagatgttgataagttaaTAAAAATTTACCTCTAATgcgagatacagtgctgggtttctggtagtattttgatgtgtttccGTTAtttcagtaaacaggttcatatggTTGAAACTTtatgtttaccatcatgattttacatgtacatagcatTGATCATAGAGGTGAGACCGCTACAGTTTTGGTTtccatcatatataaacatgtgatatcacacttgtgaacattgTTTAGGGGGAGGAGGTTTTGTTGAGCTTGTTGGACATTGTGCAATGGTCCCTAAGGTAGTATATAAGCTAATTGTAACCAGTGACATGGTAACTTGTTAACTCTACGATTTTTtcatgatggttgaatagtTAGAGTGGCCAGGAAAGAGGGTACAAGTTATCAGTTTAAGTCTTGCCTATgttatttgtttctgaataatTTGAGTcctgggcaagatttgaactatgCCCGTGTCTCAGTTGTATGTAGTTTAGGACCTTGTAGGATATAGGTTGCTGTGTGAATGGTATACACTTATGGGCTTACAGATGGATTGTATATGTTCCAGGGAGTTAAGGAAGTATCGTATAATGGGTCATTGCACTATTACAGGTCCATGCCATGGGTAATGAAATGCTTTgaacacagagtgggaaagtactatataaacataatattgtgcaaaagttgatcattttaggagtgagtttaagttgttgtatttttctatctttttttttttagaaaacgtCGAGGTGCCATTAATGCTAAACAATTGGCCTACTTGGAGAAGTATCGTCCCAAGTCTCGTCTGAAGATGAAGAACGGTAATGGCTGCACCATTCAATAGAGAAAATCAGATCTTGCCAAACAACAACGAAAaactaaaaaataataatagaatTTATGCAGGATGGAAAGAAATTTCTTTGCCTTTCCCCACTTGTAATTTTTTCCTTTCTTATTCAAACAGTTGTGTATCATCTTTGAAGTAATATTTAGTAAATATCTACAATACATCTCTTGATAGAATGATGTGTTGAGGAAGGTTCCATGTTGTGGTAGGGGTGTCCAAGTGTGTGCCCACACGGTGTGTTTCATTTCACCTTGCTATTTGTCAAAACATTGGGTGTGGTTTTTTGTGAAAGATTATAAAGGTCAAATGGTTTGAGAAAAGTCATTTGAAAATGACGTCCAAAGtaccttgattttttttttaatttcctaaCTAAAACAAGTTTTTCTTCTGTATATGGAATGTTGTGCCTCCCCACTTTTTTCAACCGATAGCATAAATTATTGATTGATAtctatgaaatgaaatttgcaGTCATGTACTAGAATATTTTTGTG
This Glandiceps talaboti chromosome 13, keGlaTala1.1, whole genome shotgun sequence DNA region includes the following protein-coding sequences:
- the LOC144445102 gene encoding protein tyrosine phosphatase type IVA 2-like, with the protein product MPDYSHINNMARNNYRPAPAEICYKGMKFLIIDRPTKQTMSTFIEELKKHGVKDVVRVCEPTYSTDILEKEGIRVLDYPFDDGAPPPNDVVDQWFNLLKTRNKEEPGCCIAVHCVAGLGRAPVLVALALVEMGMKFEDAVEMIRQKRRGAINAKQLAYLEKYRPKSRLKMKNGNGCTIQ